The genomic stretch AAATGAAACTGGGCATTACTGTGTCCAGGTCAATGACGCACAACACTTTTCCGTTTTCATCAAATAACATGTTGCTGACTTTTGTGTCACAGTGGCAGATGCGTTTGGGCAATTTGCCTTCACGGTAAAAACGTTCAGCGCTGCACATCGTATCAGCATCTTTTTCTATTGCGTCCACTATGTCCTGTACTTCTGCCAAACGGCCAGACATGTTGGCAGATACGGCTTCACGTAATTGTTTTAAGCGGAATTCCATATTGTGGAAATCGGGGATGATTTCTCCGAGTTGTTCGGGTACATCAGCCAGCATGGCTTGGAATTCACCAAACTTCAGTCCTGCCAGATAGGAGGATTCCGGTGTAACTGTTTCCAATGTTTGTGAACGTGGAATAAATATTGAAATTCGCCAATAACCTTCTCCATCATAGAAATAGGTTTTGCCATTGGTGGAAGGTAGAAAATGGAGTACCTTACGTTCAATGTCCTCTTCGTGTCTGGCTTCCAGCTTTTGGCGGATGTGTCTGGTTACTACTTCTATATTGTGTTGCAGCATTTCAATATTGGTAAATATTAAATGGTTGATTCGTTGCAATACATAGTCAGGCTCTTCAGGAGATACCGATTTTACCAGATAAGTCTGATTGATGAGGCCGGATGTCAAAGCTTTGATTTCTTTCACTTCACCCACTTTGGGGAACTGTTTGATAATTTTTTTGAGGTTTTCCATAGGTTTGTTTGAATAATGTCTATATATGAAACAAAGATAACTTCTTTCCTTCAATTGGAGGAAAGAAGTTATCTTAAAAAACATATAATAGGAATATAAATCTTTTTATTTTTTTAAATCAGTCTGGAACATACGGTCAGCGCGTAACAGATGACGCCAGTAGGAAACCAATTCTTGTGATTCCTGCAATACATTGAGGTACACCATAGAAGCTTTTACATTGACATCCCGTTCTTGTATGCGGTCCATCTGTTCTTTGCGCAAGGTGGAGATCTTGCCTTTCAGAAGGGCGCCTTCACGTAGCAAAGCATCAGTCTGGTCGTAGGCCTTGTTAGCAAGTACTTCAGTAGCTTTGGCCATTAATGCCGTCATCTCATCGCGGATAGGGATGAACTCGTTAGTGGCACGTTCCGATAATGGGGTGAACTTATTGTCCACATGTTCTTTACAAGGCTCGCAGATACGTTTCAGACAGTAAAGCATTTGTTCACAACTGTTGCTTCCTAAATGGAACCAAGTATTTTTCTCAATAGCAGTGAAGTTGTCTATGCGACGTAGGCCCAGTATTTCTTTACGGCGTATCTTTTTTAACATTTCTTTCTGGTTGTCAGTATTGCTCACGGCCTTGCGCAGAGCTTTCAGATTTTCGTTGATGAAACCGTCGGTTATCTGCCGGTAGGTTTCATTGGTGAATGCCATTTCGGCTACCAATGTGTTATTTACATGCTGGCGAAGTAATGTCCAACGCTCTTCTTTGTCTTTACTGGCAATGAGGCGGGAGAATATGTCGTCTTTGCCTTTATCCTTCTGTTTCTTGCTGTAGTGTATGTTGCTGCGTACCAATAGGAAGATGGCAAGTGCAATAAGAGCCAACATGGCGAATGTGCCTCCATAATACATGATGAGCGTAACCACAAAACAGATAGTGAAAGCAGCTCCGGCAGTAATGAACCATCCACCGATAACAGAAAGCACACCGGTGATACGATATACGGCACTGTCACGGCTCCAGGCACGGTCGGCTAATGAACTACCCATAGCTACCATGAAAGTTACGTAAGTGGTAGAAAGAGGGAGTTTCAAAGAGGTTCCCAAAGCTATGAGCAGACCGGCCAGTACCAAATTGACAGAAGCGCGTATCAAATCAAATGCTGCCCCATTCTCCATAATCATCACATCTTTGTTAAAACGGCTGTCGGCCCATCGTTTCAGATTGTCGGGCAATATTTTGGCTATATTTTCTGAAGCGCTCATGGTAGAACGGACAATACTGCGTGCTACAGCGGAAGAACCAAACATTTCGTCACCTTCATCCTGACGCGAGAGATCTACCGAAGTCTTCACTACATTTTGCGCTTTTTTTGAAGTAATCAGCGCATATACCATGATGACGCCTGCTAAAAATAAAAAAAGGAATGGGGTTTTAGCCGGACCATTCAGTGAATTCATCAAGTATCCCATTGGTTCACCGTTTCCATTAGCCATGAAGTCTGTATAAGCTGAGAAGCCTGCCAAAGGCACACCAATGAAGTTTACTAAGTCATTGCCTGCAAAAGCCATAGCTAAGGCAAAAGTACCTAACATTACCACCACCTTGAATACATTTATCTTGCACCAATGCAGTATTTGCATCAGAATGGTGAAGAACACAAAACTGCAACTTACTAACATCAAGGTGTTTTCCTGAATCCAATGTTTGTTTTCGGCAGTCATGAAGGCGGAATCTTTCAGGCCTTTTATCAACATGAAGTAGATAATGGCCGTAACAGCGATACCGCCGAACAGTCCGATAGTGTATTTCAGTTTCTTTGTATAATTAAATGTGAAGAGGAGACGGGAGAGATATTGTACTAATGTGCCGAAGAAGAAGGCTACTGCTACTGAGAGGAAGATACCTAAAATGACGGATAATGCCTTTTCCGTATTCAGCAGATCAGCAAATCCTAGCATTCCGGTTTTGTCTTCTGCTATTTTGATAAGAGCTAGAACGAAAGTTCCTCCCAATAGTTCGAATACCATGGATACGGTAGTGGAGGTAGGCATTCCTAAGGAATTGAAAATATCCAATAGGACTACGTCTGTTACCATAACTGCTAGAAAGATACACATTAACTCCTGAAAATAAAATTGTTCAGGTCTGAAAATACCGTGTCGTGCGATTTCCATCATACCGTTGCTCAGTGTGGCGCCGATGAAGATACCGAAAGCGGCAATGGCGATGATGGTCTTGAATGACGCGGCTTTAGCACCAATGGCGGAATTCATAAAGTTCACTGCGTCATTGCTGACGCCTACTACCAAATCGAATATGGCTAGCAGAAAAAGGAATACAACGATTCCCAAAAACATAGTTTCCATATAATTTTGTCTCTCTATTTTATTGGGCGCAAAGGTACGGGAGGTATATTATGATAAAATGTCATATATGTTACATTTGTGTTACAGGTGTTTTTTGTTCACCATAGATTGCACGGATTCACACAACTTGATTTTTAATTTATTATTATCCATATTTAGTGGCGAATCTCTTCTTTTTTGAGACAAATATGAGTGGATAAATAATATTTCACGTTTATGTGTGGAATTTATAGAGTGAAAATTTATACCTTTGTAGCCCAAATACTTAATCTATAAAAAATGTCAGAGGCTAAGAGAATTAAAACCGCATTGGTGTCGGTTTATCACAAAGAAGGTTTGGACGAGATTATAACCAAACTACACGAAGAAGGAGTAGAGTTCCTGTCAACAGGAGGTACAAGACAGTTTATCGAATCTTTAGGTTTCCCTTGCAAAGCGGTGGAGGATCTTACTACTTATCCCTCTATTTTGGGCGGACGTGTGAAGACACTGCATCCTAAAGTCTTTGGAGGTATTTTATGCCGTCGTGGTTTGGAACAAGATATGCAACAGATAGAAAAATATGAGATACCCGAAATAGATTTGGTCATCGTTGACCTGTATCCGTTTGAGGCAACTGTGGCTTCGGGTGCCGAAGAACAAGCTATCATCGAAAAAATTGATATAGGTGGTATTTCTTTGATTCGTGCTGCTGCTAAGAACTTTAATGATGTAGTGATTATCGCTAGTCAGGCACAATATAAGCCGTTCCGTGATATGTTGCTGGAACATGGCGCTACTACTTCACGCGAGGAACGCCGTTGGTTCGCAAAAGAAGCGTTTGCTGTTTCTTCTCATTATGATTCTGCTATCTTTAACTATTTTGATGGTGGTGAAGGTTCGGCTTTCCGTTGCGCGGTGGAAGAACAAAAACAACTTCGTTATGGTGAAAATCCTCATCAGAAAGGTTATTTCTATGGAAATCTGGATGCGATGTTCGACCAGATTCATGGAAAAGAAATTTCCTATAACAATTTGTTGGATATCAATGCAGCTGTTGATTTGATTGATGAATTTGATGAGGTGACATTTGCCATTCTGAAGCATAATAATGCCTGTGGATTAGCTTCGCGCCCTACTGTGCTGGAAGCATGGAAAGATGCGTTGGCAGGCGATCCGGTGTCGGCTTTCGGCGGTGTGTTGGTTACTAATGCCGTGATTGATAAAGAAACAGCAGAAGAAATCAATAAACTGTTCTTTGAGGTAATTATTGCTCCGGATTATGATGTAGATGCATTAGAGATTTTGGGACAGAAGAAGAACCGTATTATTTTGGTTCGTAAGGAAGCTAAATTGCCGAAGAAACAATTCCGTTCTTTATTGAATGGGGTTTTGGTTCAGGAAAGAGACCTGGATGTGGAAACTCCTGCCGACTTGAAGCAGGTTACTGAAAAAGCTCCTACGGCGACTGAAGTAGAGGATATGTTATTTGCAAATAAGATTGTGAAGAATAGTAAAAGTAATGCTATTGTACTGGCTAAGAACAAACAACTGCTGGCTAGCGGTGTCGGTCAGACTTCACGTGTGGATGCATTGAAACAAGCCATTGAAAAAGCGAAGTCATTTGAGTTTGATTTGAATGGCGCAGTGATGGCCAGTGATGCTTTCTTTCCTTTCCCCGATTGTGTAGAGATAGCGGATAAGGAGGGTGTGAAAGCTGTTATCCAGCCGGGAGGCTCTGTAAAAGACGAGTTGACTTTCCAATACTGCAATGAACATGGCGTAGCTATGGTCGTTACAGGGATTCGTCACTTTAAACACTAAGATCATTGCAATTTACCATTTGCGGCTACAATCGGACTGTTTATACAGCATTGTTCAGTAAATGGTCAATTGCAAATGTCAATTGTAAATTGCTAAATTGTAAATGAATTTATGGGATTATTCTCCTTTACACAAGAGATTGCGATGGACCTTGGCACTGCCAATACCATCATTTTAAATAACGGGAAGATTGTAGTGGACGAACCTTCGGTCGTTGCGCTTGATCGCCGTACCGACAAGATGATTGCCGTAGGCGAACGGGCTAAAATGATGTACGAGAAGGAAAATCCGAATATTCGTACTGTACGTCCGCTACGCGACGGGGTTATTGCCGATTTTAATGCCTGTGAACAGATGATGCGCGGTTTAATAAAGAAAGTGAACATGGGTAATCGTTTCTTTTCTCCTTCTTTGCGTATGGTGATCGGAGTCCCCTCGGGTAGCACTGAAGTAGAGCTTCGTGCGGTACGTGACAGTGCTGAGCATGCGGGAGGACGAGACGTTTATTTGATTTTTGAACCTATGGCCGCGGCTATTGGTATCGGTATTGATGTAGAGGCTCCTGAAGGTAATATGATTGTTGATATAGGTGGTGGTTCTACAGAAATTGCCGTGATTTCATTGGGTGGTATTGTTTCCAACAATTCGATACGTATTGCCGGTGACGATCTTACAGCCGATATTCAGGAATATATGAGCCGTCAGCATAATGTGAAGGTTAGTGAACGTATGGCTGAACGTATCAAGATACATGTAGGTGCTGCCTTGACTGATTTGGGAGATGATGCTCCTGAAGATTACATTGTACGCGGGCCTAATCGTATCACTGCTCTTCCCATGGAAGTTCCAGTGTGTTATCAGGAGGTGGCGCATTGTTTGGAAAAGAGTATTGCAAAAATTGAAACAGCTATCCTTAGTGCATTGGAACAGACTCCGCCTGAACTTTATGCTGATATTGTTTTGAACGGTATTTATTTGGCTGGTGGTGGTGCTTTGCTGCGTGGTTTGGACAAGCGTCTGACAGACAAAATCAATATTCCGTTCCATATAGCCGAAGATCCTTTGCTGAGTGTGGCGAAAGGTACCGGTATTGCACTGAAGAATGTAGATCGTTTCTCTTTTTTGATGCGGTAAATAATTTGCTAATGAGGCAGTTTGCTAATTTGCTAATGCCATGCGGTATGGATAGCGCAGTACATTGGCACATTGGCAAATTAGCACATTGAACAATTAGTATTAATGAAAAATCTGCTGAATTTCTTTTTAAAGTATAATTACTGGTTTCTCTTTGTTCTTTTGGAGATAATCAGTTTTGCTTTATTATTCCGCTTCAACAGTTATCAGGGAAGTGCGTTCTTTACATCTGCTAATTTTGTGTCGGGAGCTATGTATGATGCAGCCAATAATGTTACCGGATATTTTCATTTGAAAACGATTAACGATGAGTTGGTACAGAAAAATGTGGAACTGGAATTGCAGTTGGAGAGTATTCGTAAAGCTTTGATTGAAGCAACGGAAGACAGCAGTGGTGTGGAACAGCTTAAGCAGGAAGCACTGGCAGGATATGATATCTTTAAGGCTAGCGTGATAAATAACAGTGTGACCCATGCTGATAATTATATTACACTTGATAAAGGAGAAGTAGATGGCATTCGTAGTGAGATGGGAGTGGTAAATGGAAGCGGTGTGGTTGGTATTGTTTATCTCACCTCTCCACATTACTCCATTGTCATTCCGGTATTGAATTCCAAAAGCAGTATTAGCTGTAAAATAAAACGGAGTGATTATTTCGGCTTCTTGAAATGGGATGGCGGTTCATCCGAATTTGCTTTTATAAAGGATATGCCCCGTCATTCATTATTTTCTTTAGGTGACACTATTGTAACCAGTGGACACAGTGCTGTTTTCCCTTCCGGCATTCCGGTGGGTACGGTAGATGATATTGCCGATAGTCACGATGGCTTGTCTTATTTGCTGCGGGTGAAACTATTTACGGACTTCGCCCGTTTGAATGATGTGCGCGTAATTGCTCAAAAAGGGCAGGAGGAACAATTGGAGTTGGAAAAGCAGGTAAAAACGATTAAGTAAGAAGGTTGATGTTGACTTATCTACAAAGAATAGAGTGGTTTATCGGACTGGTACTGTTGCAGGTGTTGGTGCTGAATCATATGCATATCAACGGGTATGCCACTCCTTTCTTTTTTATCTATTTTATTTTGAAGTACAATTCGGGAGTTAGCCGTAATGTCCTTATGATATGGGCATTCCTGTTGGGATTGGCAGTCGATATATTTGGCAACACTCCGGGGATGAATGCGGCTGCGGCCACTGTACTGGCTTTTATGCGTGAACCTATTTTAAGATTAGTCACACTCCGCGATAGCGTCGAGGATTTTGAACCAGGTATCAAAAGTATGGGATTCTCGCCTTTCTTCCGGTATATCTTATTATGTACTTTCTTATTTTGTACCATTTTACTTGTCATAGATACTTTTTCATTCTTCAATCTGCCTGTCTTATTGTTGAAAATATTGACAGATGCCTCAATAACCGTCATTTGTATATTGTGTGCTGAGGCAATCAGGAGGAAAAAATAGTGGAAAGAGATTATAATCTGGAGAAGCGGAAATATGTAATCGGTGCATCGGTAATCGTTATTGTGCTGATTTACTTGATACGTCTTTTTACCTTGCAGATTATGAGTGAGGATTATAAAAAGAATGCAGATAGCAACGCTTTTCTGAACAAGACACAATACCCTAGCCGTGGGGTAATGTATGATCGGAACGGTAACCTGCTGGTATACAACCAACCTGCCTATGATGTAACGATGGTGATGAAAGAGGTGCATAATCTTGATACGCTTGATTTATGTAAAACATTGAATATTACTCCCGGGTATTTCAAGAAGCGTATTCGTGAGATAAAGGACAGACGTTCCAATCCGGGTTACTCTCCATATACTCATCAAGTATTTATGACCCAGCTTTCGGCAGAAGAGTGTGGAGTCTTCCAAGAAAAGCTGTTCAAGTTTCCCGGTTTCTATATTCAGCGGCGTACTATCCGTCAGTATAATTACAATTCGGCTGCTCATGTTCTGGGAGATATTGCAGAAGTGTCCAAGGGGGATATTGAAGCGGATGATTACTATGTACGCGGTGACTTTATAGGGAAACAGGGGGTGGAACGCTCATACGAAAAACAGTTGAGGGGGGAGAAAGGAGTGGAGATATTACTGCGCGATGCCCGTGGACGTATTCAGGGACGGTATATGGACGGGAAATATGACAAGACTCCCGTTCCGGGGAAGAATCTGAAACTAGGTATAGACATAGAGCTTCAGATGTTAGGAGAGCGTTTGTTGGAAGGGAAGATAGGCAGTATAGTGGCTATCGAGCCATCCACAGGAGAAATACTTTGTATGGTATCTGCTCCCACTTTTGACCCAAGATTGATGGTGGGGCGCCAACGGGGTAAAAATCATCTGGAACTGGCGCGTGACAGTTGGAAACCATTGCTGAACCGTTCTATTATGGGGCAATTTCCACCGGGATCTACTTTTAAGACTACTCAGGCGTTGACTTTTCTGCAAGAGGGGATTATTACTCCTCAGACAGCCTATTCTTGCTATCATGGTTTTGTGTATGCCGGTCTTAGGGTGGGTTGCCACTCCCATGGGTCGCCCCTGCCTTTGGTGCCTGCCATTGCAACTTCCTGTAACGGTTATTTTTGTTGGGGGTTGTTTCACATGATAGGGGCAAAGAAGAAGTATGGTTCTGTACAGGCTGCCATGAATACATGGCGTGATTATATGGTTTCTATGGGATTTGGTTATCCTTTGGGAGTAGACCTTCCGGGTGAGAAGCGTGGGATGATCCCGAATGCTGCTTATTATGATAAGAACTATCGGGGATCATGGAACGGACTGACGATTATTTCTATCTCCATCGGTCAGGGGGAAGTGACGGCTACTCCGTTGCAGATTGCTAACCTTGGGGCTACTATTGCTAACCGGGGCTACTATATAACTCCGCATGTAGTGAAAGAAGTAGAAGACGAGCCGTTGGATACCCTGTATACGACCAAACATTATACTAAAGTAAGCCGTGAACATTATCAGACAGTAGTCGAAGGTATGCGTTCGGCAGTATTGGGAGGAACCTGCCGTAGTGCGAATATTCCGGGGATTGAGGTGTGTGGCAAGACAGGTACGGCGCAAAACCGTGGAAAGGACCATTCTGCTTTTATGGGGTTTGCACCAATGAATGATCCTAAGATTGCCGTGGTAGTCTATGTAGAGAATGGAGGTTGGGGAGCAACTTATGGTGTACCTATCGGTGCATTGATTATGGAGAAATATTTGAAAGGAGAACTTTCACCGGAAAGTGAGGCGAAAGCGGCGGAAATACAAAACAGACGAATAGATTATGGCATACACGAACGATAGTATATGGAAATCAGTGGACTGGATGACTATCTGCATTTATCTGATGCTGGTTATCTTTGGATGGTTCAGTGTATGTGGAGCCAGCTATGATTATGGTGAAATTGATTTTTTTAGTTTCGACACTCGTGCAGGAAAACAATTTGTATGGATCTGTTGCTCTTTGGGGCTCGGATTTATCCTGATGATGTTAGAGGATAAGTTATATGATATGTTTGCTTACATTTTATATGGAGGCATGATGCTGTTGTTGTTGATAACACCTTTTCTGGCAGAGGATACCAAGGGATCTTATTCATGGATAAAATTCGGACCTGTAAGTTTGCAACCGGCGGAATTTGCTAAATTTGCTACGGCTTTGGCTTTGGCTAAATTTATGAATGTCTATGGGTTTACAATGAGTAAGTTAAAGTATTCATTGCCTGTAGTAGGGATGGTGTTGCTGCCTATGCTGCTCATTATTTTGCAACGGGAAACGGGGTCGGCTTTGGTTTATCTGGCTTTCTTTTTTATGCTGTACCGGGAGGGGATGCCAGGTTCTATTTTGTTTGCTGGGATTTGCGCTGTGGTTTATTTTGTAGTTGGGATCCGTTTTGGCAATGAATTGATGGCGGATGACTGTACTTCCATCGGTGAATTTTCTGTGTTGCTGTTGATAGTCATTCTTTCTGCTTTATTAGTTAATAGTTATTGTAAAAAAGCATCGGTAGTGTGGTATATTGGAGGGGTTGGTGTTGGTGGTACCTTGCTGGCTTTATTATTTTCGTTTTATGTTATCCCTTTTGATATTACTTGGTTTCAATATGGATTGTGCGTAGTTTTATTGTTCTATTTGATCTTCCTTTCTATGCATGAACGTATGCGTAATTATTTTTATATTGCTCTATTTGCGGTAGGTTCAGTGGGATTCCTTTTTTCTGCTGATTATGTTTTCAATAATGTGCTGGAGCCACATCAGCAAATACGTATTAAAGTGGTACTTGGTATGGAGGAAGACTTGGCTGGGGCAGGATACAATGTGAACCAAAGTAAGATTGCTATTGGTTCGGGAGGCTTATGGGGGAAAGGCTTTTTGAATGGTACACAGACTAAACTGAAGTATGTGCCTGAACAGGATACAGACTTTATCTTTTGTACGGTAGGGGAAGAAGAAGGCTTTATAGGTTCGGCAGCTGTATTGTTTCTTTTTACCGGACTTATTTTGCGTCTTATTGTGGTGGCAGAGCGTCAGCATACTCGTTTTGCCCGTGTTTATGGATATTCGGTATTAAGCATTTTCTTATTCCATCTGTTTATTAATATAGGTATGGTTTTAGGACTGACCCCCGTTATAGGCATACCATTGCCTTTTTTCAGTTATGGGGGGTCTTCTTTGTGGGGATTTACGATCTTGCTTTTTGTATTCTTGCGTATTGATGCAGGGCGGGGAAAACGTTAGAGTTTATTGGTTTTCCAGTTTGCGCAACTGGATACCTATATCACTGATTCCCGTCAACGGGTTATCCCTCATGATATGGACGATGCGGAAAGTACGTGTGCTTCCTTCTGTACGGATAGGAATAAATGCTTTATAAGGCAGATTACATTGATATAATCCACAAAGACCATTTCCTGTTTTATTTCCAGCTTCGTCAACTAGAAAAAGTTGTAAAGTGTCTGTGACGTAAGTCAAAGTATCCTCTGTGTTATGGCTGACTCCTAACCAAATATCTCTGTAAGGATAAGATTCTTGATAACGGATGCCGATTTCTGCTTCGTAATTTCCGGCAGGGATAGAATTGGGCAGGGTATAAACAAGAGTATCACTTTTATTCCATCCGTCAAGGGGGACGGGGGTATAAGAGTGATAGATTATATTGTTTTGACAGGCTGCCAATATGATTATTGGCAGCCATGTCAGTTTATTCTTTAATTGATACAGGAGTTTGTGGCTTTTCATTCGGAATTTGGCTATTGTTTCCGTTGTTCTTGTTGTCATTTTCCTTCCCTCCTCCGTTATTCCGGTTTTCACTGCCTCCTTCATTATTATCATTATTGGGGCGGCGTTTATTGCGGTTCCGGTTTCCGTCTTCCCGATTTTCACGACTGCGTTCTTCCCGACCGCGACTTTCCCTGTTGCGATTTTCTTCTTTAGGGCGGTTTCCGTTCTCTTCGCGTGGCTGCTGAGCTTTGTTTTCTTTAGGCTCTCTAGGTTGTTTGGGACGTCCTTCTCTAGGTGGCCGGTTTTCCTTGGGTTGTTGTGACCGGTTCTCTTTAGGTTGTTGCGGACGTCTGTTTTCATTGGGAATACTTTCTCCGTTATTACCGTTATTTTCCGGCTTACGTTTTTTCTTTCGGTTGCTGTTGTTGCCTTTTCGTTTATCGAATCGGGTTAAGCTTTCTTGTTCTACTAAATCGACAGGTTTTT from Phocaeicola dorei encodes the following:
- a CDS encoding phosphotransferase enzyme family protein — protein: MENLKKIIKQFPKVGEVKEIKALTSGLINQTYLVKSVSPEEPDYVLQRINHLIFTNIEMLQHNIEVVTRHIRQKLEARHEEDIERKVLHFLPSTNGKTYFYDGEGYWRISIFIPRSQTLETVTPESSYLAGLKFGEFQAMLADVPEQLGEIIPDFHNMEFRLKQLREAVSANMSGRLAEVQDIVDAIEKDADTMCSAERFYREGKLPKRICHCDTKVSNMLFDENGKVLCVIDLDTVMPSFIFSDFGDFLRSAANTGKEDEADLNKVKFNMEIFKAFTKGYIESARAFLTPLEIEMLPYAATLFPYMQAVRFLADYINGDTYYQTRYKDHNLVRTKAQYKLYLEAKSATPDMKAYINSLL
- a CDS encoding inorganic phosphate transporter, with the protein product METMFLGIVVFLFLLAIFDLVVGVSNDAVNFMNSAIGAKAASFKTIIAIAAFGIFIGATLSNGMMEIARHGIFRPEQFYFQELMCIFLAVMVTDVVLLDIFNSLGMPTSTTVSMVFELLGGTFVLALIKIAEDKTGMLGFADLLNTEKALSVILGIFLSVAVAFFFGTLVQYLSRLLFTFNYTKKLKYTIGLFGGIAVTAIIYFMLIKGLKDSAFMTAENKHWIQENTLMLVSCSFVFFTILMQILHWCKINVFKVVVMLGTFALAMAFAGNDLVNFIGVPLAGFSAYTDFMANGNGEPMGYLMNSLNGPAKTPFLFLFLAGVIMVYALITSKKAQNVVKTSVDLSRQDEGDEMFGSSAVARSIVRSTMSASENIAKILPDNLKRWADSRFNKDVMIMENGAAFDLIRASVNLVLAGLLIALGTSLKLPLSTTYVTFMVAMGSSLADRAWSRDSAVYRITGVLSVIGGWFITAGAAFTICFVVTLIMYYGGTFAMLALIALAIFLLVRSNIHYSKKQKDKGKDDIFSRLIASKDKEERWTLLRQHVNNTLVAEMAFTNETYRQITDGFINENLKALRKAVSNTDNQKEMLKKIRRKEILGLRRIDNFTAIEKNTWFHLGSNSCEQMLYCLKRICEPCKEHVDNKFTPLSERATNEFIPIRDEMTALMAKATEVLANKAYDQTDALLREGALLKGKISTLRKEQMDRIQERDVNVKASMVYLNVLQESQELVSYWRHLLRADRMFQTDLKK
- the purH gene encoding bifunctional phosphoribosylaminoimidazolecarboxamide formyltransferase/IMP cyclohydrolase, with the translated sequence MSEAKRIKTALVSVYHKEGLDEIITKLHEEGVEFLSTGGTRQFIESLGFPCKAVEDLTTYPSILGGRVKTLHPKVFGGILCRRGLEQDMQQIEKYEIPEIDLVIVDLYPFEATVASGAEEQAIIEKIDIGGISLIRAAAKNFNDVVIIASQAQYKPFRDMLLEHGATTSREERRWFAKEAFAVSSHYDSAIFNYFDGGEGSAFRCAVEEQKQLRYGENPHQKGYFYGNLDAMFDQIHGKEISYNNLLDINAAVDLIDEFDEVTFAILKHNNACGLASRPTVLEAWKDALAGDPVSAFGGVLVTNAVIDKETAEEINKLFFEVIIAPDYDVDALEILGQKKNRIILVRKEAKLPKKQFRSLLNGVLVQERDLDVETPADLKQVTEKAPTATEVEDMLFANKIVKNSKSNAIVLAKNKQLLASGVGQTSRVDALKQAIEKAKSFEFDLNGAVMASDAFFPFPDCVEIADKEGVKAVIQPGGSVKDELTFQYCNEHGVAMVVTGIRHFKH
- a CDS encoding rod shape-determining protein; amino-acid sequence: MGLFSFTQEIAMDLGTANTIILNNGKIVVDEPSVVALDRRTDKMIAVGERAKMMYEKENPNIRTVRPLRDGVIADFNACEQMMRGLIKKVNMGNRFFSPSLRMVIGVPSGSTEVELRAVRDSAEHAGGRDVYLIFEPMAAAIGIGIDVEAPEGNMIVDIGGGSTEIAVISLGGIVSNNSIRIAGDDLTADIQEYMSRQHNVKVSERMAERIKIHVGAALTDLGDDAPEDYIVRGPNRITALPMEVPVCYQEVAHCLEKSIAKIETAILSALEQTPPELYADIVLNGIYLAGGGALLRGLDKRLTDKINIPFHIAEDPLLSVAKGTGIALKNVDRFSFLMR
- the mreC gene encoding rod shape-determining protein MreC yields the protein MKNLLNFFLKYNYWFLFVLLEIISFALLFRFNSYQGSAFFTSANFVSGAMYDAANNVTGYFHLKTINDELVQKNVELELQLESIRKALIEATEDSSGVEQLKQEALAGYDIFKASVINNSVTHADNYITLDKGEVDGIRSEMGVVNGSGVVGIVYLTSPHYSIVIPVLNSKSSISCKIKRSDYFGFLKWDGGSSEFAFIKDMPRHSLFSLGDTIVTSGHSAVFPSGIPVGTVDDIADSHDGLSYLLRVKLFTDFARLNDVRVIAQKGQEEQLELEKQVKTIK
- the mreD gene encoding rod shape-determining protein MreD — protein: MLTYLQRIEWFIGLVLLQVLVLNHMHINGYATPFFFIYFILKYNSGVSRNVLMIWAFLLGLAVDIFGNTPGMNAAAATVLAFMREPILRLVTLRDSVEDFEPGIKSMGFSPFFRYILLCTFLFCTILLVIDTFSFFNLPVLLLKILTDASITVICILCAEAIRRKK
- the mrdA gene encoding penicillin-binding protein 2, yielding MERDYNLEKRKYVIGASVIVIVLIYLIRLFTLQIMSEDYKKNADSNAFLNKTQYPSRGVMYDRNGNLLVYNQPAYDVTMVMKEVHNLDTLDLCKTLNITPGYFKKRIREIKDRRSNPGYSPYTHQVFMTQLSAEECGVFQEKLFKFPGFYIQRRTIRQYNYNSAAHVLGDIAEVSKGDIEADDYYVRGDFIGKQGVERSYEKQLRGEKGVEILLRDARGRIQGRYMDGKYDKTPVPGKNLKLGIDIELQMLGERLLEGKIGSIVAIEPSTGEILCMVSAPTFDPRLMVGRQRGKNHLELARDSWKPLLNRSIMGQFPPGSTFKTTQALTFLQEGIITPQTAYSCYHGFVYAGLRVGCHSHGSPLPLVPAIATSCNGYFCWGLFHMIGAKKKYGSVQAAMNTWRDYMVSMGFGYPLGVDLPGEKRGMIPNAAYYDKNYRGSWNGLTIISISIGQGEVTATPLQIANLGATIANRGYYITPHVVKEVEDEPLDTLYTTKHYTKVSREHYQTVVEGMRSAVLGGTCRSANIPGIEVCGKTGTAQNRGKDHSAFMGFAPMNDPKIAVVVYVENGGWGATYGVPIGALIMEKYLKGELSPESEAKAAEIQNRRIDYGIHER
- the rodA gene encoding rod shape-determining protein RodA — protein: MAYTNDSIWKSVDWMTICIYLMLVIFGWFSVCGASYDYGEIDFFSFDTRAGKQFVWICCSLGLGFILMMLEDKLYDMFAYILYGGMMLLLLITPFLAEDTKGSYSWIKFGPVSLQPAEFAKFATALALAKFMNVYGFTMSKLKYSLPVVGMVLLPMLLIILQRETGSALVYLAFFFMLYREGMPGSILFAGICAVVYFVVGIRFGNELMADDCTSIGEFSVLLLIVILSALLVNSYCKKASVVWYIGGVGVGGTLLALLFSFYVIPFDITWFQYGLCVVLLFYLIFLSMHERMRNYFYIALFAVGSVGFLFSADYVFNNVLEPHQQIRIKVVLGMEEDLAGAGYNVNQSKIAIGSGGLWGKGFLNGTQTKLKYVPEQDTDFIFCTVGEEEGFIGSAAVLFLFTGLILRLIVVAERQHTRFARVYGYSVLSIFLFHLFINIGMVLGLTPVIGIPLPFFSYGGSSLWGFTILLFVFLRIDAGRGKR
- a CDS encoding gliding motility lipoprotein GldH, which encodes MKSHKLLYQLKNKLTWLPIIILAACQNNIIYHSYTPVPLDGWNKSDTLVYTLPNSIPAGNYEAEIGIRYQESYPYRDIWLGVSHNTEDTLTYVTDTLQLFLVDEAGNKTGNGLCGLYQCNLPYKAFIPIRTEGSTRTFRIVHIMRDNPLTGISDIGIQLRKLENQ